A region of the Stutzerimonas stutzeri genome:
ATAGCCGCGGGAGGTGATGTCCGGGCTGGTGGAGGCCGCGGTGATCATCAGGATGCCTTCGTCTTCATAGATGTCGGACGCCGGCTGAGTGGAGCTTGAGCAGAGATGGCCGACGACGAACTTGACGTTGTCGTTGACGATCTTGTTGGCCACCGCCACGGCCTGCTTCGGATCGCAAGCGTCGTCGTAGCGCACACCTTGCAGCTTCTGGCCGTTCACCCCGCCGGCCTTGTTGATCTGCTCGATGGCCATTTCGGCCCCGATGAACTGCATGTCCCCGTACTGCGCCACCGGTCCTGTTACCGGCCCTGCCAATCCAATGCGGATGGTATCGGCGGCCATGGTGTAGCTGGCTGCGCCGGTCAGTGCCATTGCCAGGAAAATTTTCGAAAGACGCTGCTTGGTCTTCATAAGTGCTCCACTTGCTCGTTATTGTTTGAATCATGCGGGCCGGAGTGCCGTTAAGAGGCGAACATCCCGAAACGCTCCGGCAACTGTACCAGCACAGTGTAGAAGTGTCTCCTCCGTTTGCACAGCCGGCAGATTCAACCGTTTGATGGGAATCTGGGCGCGGGTATCATTGCGCCCTTTTTCGTTTCTGGTGAGTCCCATGGCCGACGACGCAAGCACTCTTTATGCCAAGCTGCTGGGCGAAACAGCAGCGATTACCTGGCAGGAACTGGAGCCCTTCTTTGCTCGTGGCGCGCTGCTGCAGGTTGCCGGCGATGCCGATCTAGTGGAGGTCGCGCTGGCCGTCGCCGAGGATGATCGAACCAAGGTAGCGGCCTGGATGAACGGTGGGCAGTTGTCGAAGATGCACGCCGACCAGGCGCAGGATTGGTTGGAACGCAATCCGGACCTTTGGGCCGTAGTTGTTGCGCCCTGGGTACTGGTGCAGGAGCGCGGTCACCAGGCAGTCGTGCACTGAAACGGGGCGTAGCGCCCCCGGCTCGCTGGGCTCAGCTGCGCACCCAGCGTTGCCGCGCCCAGGCGCTCAGACTGTCTACTGCCAGCACCATCAACAGCATGGCGAGGATGACCGTCGCAGCCTGGGCTTCCTGAAACAGGCTCAGGCTCATATACAGCATTTGCCCCAGACCGCCGGCCCCCACAAAGCCCAGCACGCTGGCCATGCGGATGTTGTTCTCCCAGCGGTATAGCGTGTATGCCACCAGTTGCGGCCACAGCGAGGGCAGCGTGCCGTAGCAGAAGGCGGCGATGCGCCCACTACCGGCCATGCGCAGGGCATCGCCCGGCTGCGTTGGGGTGTTTTCCAGCGCTTCGGCGAACAGGCGGCCCAGCACGCCAGCGGTGTGCAGCGCCAGCGCCAGCGTCCCGGCATTTGGCCCGAGCCCGGCGGCCAGCACCATCAGCGCCGCCCATACCAGTTCCGGTATCGCCCGCAGTGCATTGAGCAGCAGGCGCGATACCGCTTGCGGCAGCAGACCGAACCGCCCTGCGGCCGGAAGTGCGAGGAGCAAGCCTGCCAGCGCGGCGAGCAAGGTGCCGATGGCCGACATGGCCAGTGTTTCCAGTGTGCCGAGGCCAATGGCTTGCAGATGTGCTGGCGACAGGTCCAGCGACATGAAGCCTGAGGCGTACGCGGCCATCTGTCCGAGGCCGTCGCGGCTGAGCAGGGCGGCGCTTTCCAGCTGCAGGAATGTGAAGGCCGCTATCACTGATGCGACCAGCCCGAGCGGGATCAGCAGGCGCGACAGCAGCTTCATGCGAACCTCCAGCGCAGCAGTCGGCTGAGCAGGTCGGCCAGCAGCACTAGGAGGAGGAATGTCAGCAGCATGCTGGCAACTTCACCGCCGGCGAACATGCGCATCGACAGGTCCATCTGCTGGCCAAGCCCACCAGCGCCAACGAAGCCCATTACTACCGACGCACGGATTGCGCATTCCCAGCGGTAAACGGTGTAGGACAGCATCTCGCCTGTGGCCTGTGGCAACACACCGTAGAAAAAGGCCTGCAGCCGTGATGCGCCGGCGCCGAGCAGCGCACGGGCGGGTAGCGGATCGACCGACTCGAAGATCTCTGCGTAGACCTTGCCGAGCATGCCCGCATAGGTGATGGCGATGGCCAGCACGCCCGCGGTCGGTCCAAGGCCCACAGCACGCACGAAGAGCAATGCCCAGACGATCTCCGGGATGCTGCGCAACAGGATCAGCAGCCCGCGCACCGGCCAGCGAAACACTTGCGCCCACCAGGCCGGACGACCGTCACGGCTGAGTGCTGAAAGTGACAGTGCGCGGGTAGCGAGCAGGGCACAGGGGATAGCGACCGCCAAGGCCAGCGTCATGCCAGCGGTGGCAATGGCCAATGTTTCCAGCGTCGCCTGCCAGAGCAGACCGAGAAACTCGGCACTGTGCTCTGGCGGCCAGAACGCTGAGAGAAAGGTGCCCATGGTGTCGGCATTACTGCCATCGAACAGCACGCCCAGATCCAGCTCACTCAGTTTCAGCCCGGGCCGCAGCAGCACCACGGCCAGCAGAGTCAGCATCAGGCGCGAAGCAGCGGCAGGGTCGCGGCGGGCTAGCGCGGGGTTCAGCATCGAGGAATGTTCAGTTGCGGAGTTGGCGTGGCGGGCAACGTGGGAACATGCTCGAGCTGCTCGTTGGCGTACAGCGCGGCCAGTTCGTCCGGCCCGACCTCTGGGGCGGGCTTGTCGAACAGGATGCGCCCGTCGCGTACACCGACAATCCGCGGGAAGTGCTCCAGCGCCAGCTCCACCGCATGCAGGCTGGCCAGCAGCGTGGCGTTACGGCGCTCGGCTTCGCGGGTGAGCACACCCAGGGTATGGCTGGCGAGCACCGGGTCCATGGCGGAGACCGGTTCGTCGGCGAGAATCAGCTGCGGTGACTGATAGAGCACACGGGTGATTCCAACACGCTGCAGCTGCCCGCCCGAAAGCTGATCGCAGCGCATGTATAGCTTTTCAGCCAGATCCAGGCGTCCAAGCGCATCGGCGGCGCCCTGAATGTCCAGTGGATAGATCAGGCTGAGCAGGCTTTTGGGCAGCGACCAGTG
Encoded here:
- a CDS encoding DUF2288 domain-containing protein, which gives rise to MADDASTLYAKLLGETAAITWQELEPFFARGALLQVAGDADLVEVALAVAEDDRTKVAAWMNGGQLSKMHADQAQDWLERNPDLWAVVVAPWVLVQERGHQAVVH
- a CDS encoding phosphonate ABC transporter ATP-binding protein yields the protein MSTLQASPAAGGISERRPALRLSGVGHTHAGGQSALREIDLQVAQGERVAIIGPSGAGKTTLLRLLATALKPDLGELEVLGRRPWTLAAGARQRLRADIGLIHQAPPLPPRQRVVTAVLAGQLGHWSLPKSLLSLIYPLDIQGAADALGRLDLAEKLYMRCDQLSGGQLQRVGITRVLYQSPQLILADEPVSAMDPVLASHTLGVLTREAERRNATLLASLHAVELALEHFPRIVGVRDGRILFDKPAPEVGPDELAALYANEQLEHVPTLPATPTPQLNIPRC
- the phnE gene encoding phosphonate ABC transporter, permease protein PhnE yields the protein MKLLSRLLIPLGLVASVIAAFTFLQLESAALLSRDGLGQMAAYASGFMSLDLSPAHLQAIGLGTLETLAMSAIGTLLAALAGLLLALPAAGRFGLLPQAVSRLLLNALRAIPELVWAALMVLAAGLGPNAGTLALALHTAGVLGRLFAEALENTPTQPGDALRMAGSGRIAAFCYGTLPSLWPQLVAYTLYRWENNIRMASVLGFVGAGGLGQMLYMSLSLFQEAQAATVILAMLLMVLAVDSLSAWARQRWVRS
- a CDS encoding PhnE/PtxC family ABC transporter permease, which gives rise to MLNPALARRDPAAASRLMLTLLAVVLLRPGLKLSELDLGVLFDGSNADTMGTFLSAFWPPEHSAEFLGLLWQATLETLAIATAGMTLALAVAIPCALLATRALSLSALSRDGRPAWWAQVFRWPVRGLLILLRSIPEIVWALLFVRAVGLGPTAGVLAIAITYAGMLGKVYAEIFESVDPLPARALLGAGASRLQAFFYGVLPQATGEMLSYTVYRWECAIRASVVMGFVGAGGLGQQMDLSMRMFAGGEVASMLLTFLLLVLLADLLSRLLRWRFA